GAGAGAAGAAACTTCTAGGTGAAACCTTGAGATTGATCAAGGGAAATGCCTTGGTGTTCAAGGTAAATTTTCCAATCACTTCCGTTTGCTATACGAATCGAGGAGAGCAAAGCTTAGGAAAATTAGCCTATCGTTTGCCTCTCGCGGATACGATTGAAAAGTTCGGGAATAAGTCCTGGGACTATCGCATCACCTTCGTCTATTAAGGTTGTACTTATAAATCTTTACTTGGCGCTTCGCTGCGAGTATCGCGTTGCGATCTCGCGCTCGGCCTGCGGCACATTGCCCTTCGGGCAACGTCGCCAAGCTTGTGCTTAGGGGGAATAGGTCGCCTTGATGTATTGAAGGGCGACTTGTACAGCGAAGTTGGCGCCCAGTTGTTGGGTTGGGCGACTTGTGCTATAGAATCCCTAGTTCGTTGCAGTATTGACCGAAGAGTTCGAAGCCGTTGCGGTCGGATTCTGTGATCTCGTAGTGGAGTTCTTGGGTCAGATATTTGCGGACTAGATCCGAGGGCAGGCGGGTTTCTTTCTGGATGATTTCTTCGATATGAGCGATGCCGTATTCGAGGGATTTTTGGTAGAATTCGTCGGGTAGTTCAAGCGGCTTCTTAGAGGCCCAGAGTGCAAAGATGAATGACGTGCCTGTGGTCTCATACCACCATTCTGCAAGATCCTTCGCTTCGTAGACTTCGGGATCCCATTCTGCAAACAACGCATTGTCCCCAAATAGCATGTGAGAGCCCCTTCCCATGGCAATTTCTTCCTTAATGATCTTGGGGTCTGTGGGAGATACCTCGGGCAATTGTCCGGAATCCTTATGCACAAGGACTCGAACAAGGGCCATACTGGTCCTGGATCCGTTGTCCGTTAGGATACGATAGGGAGGATACGGCTCCTTCTTATTTTTGAAAAACTTTATAGAGCGGACCTGTTCAGAGGCGCAGACCCCCACCTTCATAGAAACGGATAATACGTCGGAATGTCTCAAGCATTCGATGGAGGAGATTAGGCCTACATCCACTAGGCCTCTTAATAAATAATCTTTTAATAGGGAAGGGTTTTCTGGGACTACCTTATGTTCGGAATCCTGTTCGAATCCCCAGGTCAAGGGTCTGGCGTTTAGGTGTTTAACGATTCCGATTCGCACTTACGAATATTTTTCCGCAAAAACGTTCTGTTTTTCGGCCCATTTACCAAAAAAACGATGCTTCCCTTCTAATCCAGAAAAAATAGTTTTTCCTTTCCTTTTCCAGGGAGTTTCCCGACTGTATTCTCTTGTAGGGACTTCTTCGTCCAATTAAAAGAATGAGTCGTTCGGAACCGATTCTGATCAAAGTGGATTATGAGATCCTAAATGGAGATCATGAGGCTTTGCGCACCTACTTGAATTCCTATCTGGAAGGCAATCCTAGTTCCGTAATCCTAGATCTGGACGAGGTCCAAGTTCTGACCTCTGTGGCTTTAGGATCTCTGGTGGCTTTCGCGAATCGTTTAACGGTGCAGGGAGTTTCTCTCGAAACGATTAACGTAAGTCCCAAACTTTTAGAAATTATTAAATTAGTTTCTCTAGATCAATCTCTGGGTATCCGCTAATTTATGGAAGAATCCTTTTCTCATATCTCTCAAATCACCGACGAAGAATTTAAGTTTATTAAAGATCTGATGTATAAAGAAACCGGGATCTTTCTTGCAGACCACAAGAAGATCATGGTCCAGTCTCGATTGAATTCTAGGGCTCGCATGCATAAAATGCAGAATGTGTCCGAGTACATTCGAGGACTACAGGCCGATCGCAAGTTCTTTCAAAGCGAGCTTACTGAGCTCATCAATCGGATCACCACGAACAAGACGGACTTCTTTCGGGAGAATCACCATTTCGAGTTTCTAAAGGATACTTTCTTTCCTTCCTTGGAGGAGAAAGCTGCAAAGTCTGGAAAGAAAAACCTTCGTATCTGGTCTAGCGCGTCTTCTACTGGAGAGGAGCCTTATACTATCGCGATTACCTGTGCAGAATATTTTCAGTACAAGCCTGGTTGGGACATTAAGATATTTGCATCCGATATTGATACCAATGTGATCAAGACCGCTCAGGAAGGAATCTATAAGCCGGATCGTTTGGATCCAGTTAGTGAAGCTTGGAAGAAGAAATACTTTCTGAAAGTAAAGGATGTCTCCGGAAAGAGCGAAGATATGTACCAAGTGAAGCCTGAGTTGAGGGCAATGGTCGAATTCCAAAAGGTAAATCTTTTAGAAACTCCGTATCCGATCCGAGAGAAGGTGGACTGTATTTTTTGTAGGAACGTGATCATCTATTTTGATAAACCTACTCAGAAGAAGATCTTCGAAAGTTTCGAGAATGTTCTGAAGGACAGAGGCCTCTTGGTCATTGGACATTCGGAGACACTCTTCGGTATTTCCGAAGCATATAAGTTTTTAGGTCACACCATATACCAGAAGAAGCCTAAGATCTGAGATCCTAATTTCGGTTCTTTTTTGAGCCCGAATCTTGCTTTCGATCCTGTTTCTATATTAGAGATTTTTTATGAACCGAATTCTTTTTATCGTATGTCTTTTCTTGTCTTTCCTGTCGATCGCTTGTGGTAATGGAAAAGAAGAAAGAGAGCTCGCAGAATCCATTGCAAGAGGAGCTCTCGTTGTCGACGTGAGGACTCCGAACGAATTCTCGATCGAACATTATCCGGGAGCGACAAATATTCCTATCAGCAGTCTTGCCTTAAGATTGGATGAACTTGGAGCAAAGGATAGGGAGATCGTGGTGTATTGCCAATCAGGCGGCAGAAGCCTAAGAGCCAAGACTCTATTGAACGACGAAGGCTTTACTAAAGTGAAAGACGCCGGAGGATTAGATCATCTCTTCTCGGCGACTTCCAAATAATCTTAGATCTATAATTTAAACTTCTCTGCAATATTGCGAAGAATGTCCGCAGTATTTGCAAGGTTTCTCGCAGAAGAAGACATTTGCTCCGCACCGGAGGCAGTGTTGATCGTATGCTCGTTGATCTGAACAATTACCTGAGTGATCTCATGAACCGCCTTCTTCTGTTCATCCGTAGCTAGTTTGACCGCTTCGGACTCGGATTTGACTCGGTCCACATTATCTGTTACTACTCGGTTGATATCACTTTGAGATCCTGTGATTGCATGGAGCCTGTCCATTGCCTCAGATACCTGATCTACATTTTTGATAATAGCATGAATGATCTCGGTAGAAGCTTGGATCCCCTTTGCTCCGCTATCCAATTCTCCAGTATTCTTGGAGATCATTGCGGAAATGGATTTGATAGAAGAAGCGGTCTTTTCGGATAATTTAGAGATCTCCTCTGCAACGACTGCGAATCCTTTTCCAGCTTCTCCTGCTCTTGCGGCTTCGATCGCTGCGTTCAACGCAAGTAATTGCGTTTGGTCGGAGATATCATTGATGATCCCGACGATAGCCGTCATCTCTCCAGAAGACTTGAGAATATTCCCGATCATGCTGTTCATTCCGGAAAGGGATTCTTCTCCTCTCTTAGCTTGGAGAGAAATGGATTTAGCCATGTCCAAGGTATTTTGGATCTCTTCTCCAATTTGTCTTACACTCTGGGAAAGCTCAGTGATCTTTCCTTGGAACTCCGACATATTCGAATATTGTTTATATGTAGAAGTTGCGATATTCTCCATACCTGCGGACATCTCTTCTACAGTAGCCGACATTTGCTCTGTAGAAGCCGCTGTGGATTGGGCTCCATTGGAGAAATTCTCCGAACTGGAGGAAAGTTGCTCGGCAGAAGTAGCCAATTCGTAAGAGATCTTTTGGATCTCTTTGACTGAATTGCGAAGGCTTTCCAAAAAGGAATTCGTGTCCTTGCTCAAATCGCCGATCTCATCCTCATGGAAGATCTGTAGATCGGAACGTAGATCACCTGTGGACATCGATTTGAAGAGCTCTCTTGCATCTTCTAAAGGACGAAGTCTTCCGTTTACGATCCTATATATTACAAATATAGAAACTACTAAAAAGACGATAGCGAAGATCACGATCTTATAAAGCATCTGATGGACTACTTGGGCAAGTTCCGCTTTCGAAACTACTGCCGAGATCTTCATGTTGTAATCGTCAATATTGTAGGTAGTCGCGATCTTTTCTGTCTTGAAGAAATATTCAATATGCTCATCAGTCTTGAGCGAAAGGATCTTTTGTCCCCATTCCGACTTACTTAGATCCAATTTAAGGATCAAAGACTTGTCTGGATGTCCTATGACAGCTCCACTTGAATCTACAACCGCAATATAACCGTCGTTACCGATCTTGATTCCGGCAACGATCGTTTCCGTAAGAGTGTTCAAGGAAATAGAGAAACCTAAGATCGCTATCACTTTGTTCCCTTGTTTAACAGGAACAGTTAAAAGAGTGACCGCTTCTTGGGTAACCGGAGAACGACCAACCTTACTTAGGAATTTTTTACCTTCTAAAGTTGCCTTGATATTCTCGTCGAAGCCGGTCCCGCCCCAGTGAAAACCTGCTGCTTTACCGCTGGCATCTGCGAAGATATTCGGATTCTCTTCTGGAGTAGAAATGAATACGTTCTCATAAGTCCCGTATCTTTCCTTTAGATTTGCAAGTATTGGAATGAGTGTTGCTGCGTCTCTGGTTTCTGCGGCACGAACAAAGGAAGCATTCGTGGATACGAATTCGGCTAGAATGAATTGCTGATCAAAGAAGAACTTAATGTATTTTCCACCCAGCCTCGAAATCTTTTTCATCTCATCTATATAAACGTCTTCTACATAACCTTTCGCAGTAAAGTAAGCGAATGTAGAAACTCCTACAGTAAGAAGTACGATGGTGGCAGTGCTCACCGCGAGTATGATGATCTTTAAACTATTTCTTTGCATTTCTAAGATGGACCTGATGGAGAGCTATTTCGAACCGGATTATATTTTAAATTTTTCTGTTATGTTTCTGAGGATTTCTGCAGTCGTTGCCAGGTTCTGAGCGGAAGAGGACATTTGCTCGGAGCCCGAAGCAGTATTCAATGTGTGTTCGTTGATCTGGGTGATTACTTGAGCGATCTCGTTTACAGCTCTTTTTTGCTCGTCGGTGGCAAGTTTGACTGCTTCAGCTTCTGTGCCGACCCGATCAGA
Above is a window of Leptospira semungkisensis DNA encoding:
- a CDS encoding CheR family methyltransferase — its product is MEESFSHISQITDEEFKFIKDLMYKETGIFLADHKKIMVQSRLNSRARMHKMQNVSEYIRGLQADRKFFQSELTELINRITTNKTDFFRENHHFEFLKDTFFPSLEEKAAKSGKKNLRIWSSASSTGEEPYTIAITCAEYFQYKPGWDIKIFASDIDTNVIKTAQEGIYKPDRLDPVSEAWKKKYFLKVKDVSGKSEDMYQVKPELRAMVEFQKVNLLETPYPIREKVDCIFCRNVIIYFDKPTQKKIFESFENVLKDRGLLVIGHSETLFGISEAYKFLGHTIYQKKPKI
- a CDS encoding menaquinone biosynthetic enzyme MqnA/MqnD family protein; its protein translation is MRIGIVKHLNARPLTWGFEQDSEHKVVPENPSLLKDYLLRGLVDVGLISSIECLRHSDVLSVSMKVGVCASEQVRSIKFFKNKKEPYPPYRILTDNGSRTSMALVRVLVHKDSGQLPEVSPTDPKIIKEEIAMGRGSHMLFGDNALFAEWDPEVYEAKDLAEWWYETTGTSFIFALWASKKPLELPDEFYQKSLEYGIAHIEEIIQKETRLPSDLVRKYLTQELHYEITESDRNGFELFGQYCNELGIL
- a CDS encoding methyl-accepting chemotaxis protein, which codes for MQRNSLKIIILAVSTATIVLLTVGVSTFAYFTAKGYVEDVYIDEMKKISRLGGKYIKFFFDQQFILAEFVSTNASFVRAAETRDAATLIPILANLKERYGTYENVFISTPEENPNIFADASGKAAGFHWGGTGFDENIKATLEGKKFLSKVGRSPVTQEAVTLLTVPVKQGNKVIAILGFSISLNTLTETIVAGIKIGNDGYIAVVDSSGAVIGHPDKSLILKLDLSKSEWGQKILSLKTDEHIEYFFKTEKIATTYNIDDYNMKISAVVSKAELAQVVHQMLYKIVIFAIVFLVVSIFVIYRIVNGRLRPLEDARELFKSMSTGDLRSDLQIFHEDEIGDLSKDTNSFLESLRNSVKEIQKISYELATSAEQLSSSSENFSNGAQSTAASTEQMSATVEEMSAGMENIATSTYKQYSNMSEFQGKITELSQSVRQIGEEIQNTLDMAKSISLQAKRGEESLSGMNSMIGNILKSSGEMTAIVGIINDISDQTQLLALNAAIEAARAGEAGKGFAVVAEEISKLSEKTASSIKSISAMISKNTGELDSGAKGIQASTEIIHAIIKNVDQVSEAMDRLHAITGSQSDINRVVTDNVDRVKSESEAVKLATDEQKKAVHEITQVIVQINEHTINTASGAEQMSSSARNLANTADILRNIAEKFKL
- a CDS encoding STAS domain-containing protein — translated: MSRSEPILIKVDYEILNGDHEALRTYLNSYLEGNPSSVILDLDEVQVLTSVALGSLVAFANRLTVQGVSLETINVSPKLLEIIKLVSLDQSLGIR
- a CDS encoding rhodanese-like domain-containing protein, with protein sequence MNRILFIVCLFLSFLSIACGNGKEERELAESIARGALVVDVRTPNEFSIEHYPGATNIPISSLALRLDELGAKDREIVVYCQSGGRSLRAKTLLNDEGFTKVKDAGGLDHLFSATSK